In Terriglobia bacterium, the following are encoded in one genomic region:
- a CDS encoding helix-turn-helix domain-containing protein → MPEPWVAVDKVARHLGVAKDSVYRWIETKGLPAHRVGRLWKFKLSEIDEWVHAGGAGQDGTSRGKERS, encoded by the coding sequence ATGCCTGAACCTTGGGTTGCTGTTGACAAAGTTGCGCGTCACCTCGGTGTGGCCAAGGACTCGGTCTATCGTTGGATCGAGACCAAGGGCCTGCCAGCCCATCGAGTGGGAAGGCTCTGGAAGTTTAAGCTGTCGGAGATCGATGAGTGGGTTCATGCTGGCGGCGCCGGTCAGGATGGCACCAGCAGAGGCAAGGAGAGATCCTGA
- a CDS encoding helix-turn-helix domain-containing protein yields MSTLGEYLAELRQGRGLTFRDLEEKARISNGYLNLLEHDRIKSPSPEILFKLANFYGVPLSLLMKLAGYPTESDERNASDPNRELASALLEDLTREELERVRDFVGYLRVERRQRK; encoded by the coding sequence ATGTCAACCCTGGGAGAATATCTCGCGGAACTAAGGCAGGGGAGAGGGCTAACCTTCCGTGACCTTGAAGAAAAGGCTCGTATCTCAAACGGCTATTTAAACTTGTTGGAACACGACCGGATAAAGAGTCCTTCTCCCGAAATCCTGTTTAAGCTAGCCAATTTTTACGGTGTCCCCTTATCGTTGCTGATGAAATTGGCGGGCTATCCGACGGAATCCGACGAGCGCAATGCGTCGGATCCCAATCGAGAGCTGGCTTCGGCGCTACTTGAAGACCTCACAAGAGAGGAACTGGAGCGCGTCCGAGATTTCGTCGGCTATCTGCGCGTGGAGCGACGCCAACGTAAGTAG
- a CDS encoding helicase: MRFVSNTGTDRIIDLVRQGLASDHQLDVVTPTISLFAFAEVIREAAKLSRCRLIIPPANAELGILGSSADRPARNRLLARWLAMRLVEWIHDKAEVRRAMGQVPQGSFVLRDGNARPMQVFLGSLAFSTDGFGLTPGNPMSLIQASETFEEAALLSQWFDTQWFALAADTGAKAALIEILQSLAQHRAPSLVYTLILYHLFRHRGDDLDEERIVKSETGIRKTVVWKKLYKFQRDGVVGAIDKLNRFGGCIIADSVGLGKTFEALAIIKYHELRNDRVLVLCPKRLRDNWTLYKANDRRNFLAPDRFNYDVLNHTDLSRNGGLSGDIDLGHVNWGNYDLVVIDESHNFRNKKTPRVGSETRYDRLMRQIIKEGIKTRVLMLSATPVNNRMADLRNQIAFATEGDDTALLDHGIGSIDSTTRLAQKQFNRWLDLDDAERTSSRLIEMLGFDYFTLLDLLTIARSRKHIEKYYGISETGRFPDRLKPINIKANVDRAGEFRSIRDINLEIRRLNLAAYAPLRYVLPHKQAAYDKKYSTEIRGGEGFFRQVDREESLIHLLRVNVLKRMESAVPSFALTVGRQLHDVEATLARIEAHAEEVEEIEIQDVDIEDPAFESLLVGRKVKVLLKDVDLIRWKQNLIEDRNRLATLHAAATQVDAARDAKLAALRKVIEHKCQNPINPGNRKVIVFTAFADTAHYLYEQLAPWAQSVLGLHSALVTGAGHNKTTLPNLRKDFSSIITTFSPRSKERPEDLAAEGEIDLLIATDCISEGQNLQDCDWLINYDIHWNPVRIIQRFGRIDRIGSLNERIQLVNFWPNMELEEYINLEQRVSGRMVLLDISATGEENLIEQQSGNQMNDLEYRRKQLLKLQDAVIDLEDLSSGVSIADLTLTDFRIDLAEYLKAHPGVLEALPLGTFAVTTTTEAEVPPGIIFCLRAEGEAAGRAFEPGYPLAPHYLVHVGDDGGVLLLFPQAKQILDRLKRVCVGRDLPDAASCARFDKATKQGEDMQQAQRLLAAAVASVVGKTEERAVASLFSPGGTHALKGEFAGSNDFEVVAFLVVLPGTPDNNCKPTIGSEATR, from the coding sequence GTGAGATTCGTCTCCAATACAGGCACCGACCGTATCATCGACCTTGTCCGGCAGGGGCTTGCTTCGGATCATCAGCTCGATGTCGTGACCCCGACCATTTCGCTTTTTGCCTTTGCTGAAGTCATTCGTGAGGCGGCCAAACTATCGCGATGCCGCCTTATAATACCACCAGCAAATGCGGAACTGGGGATTCTAGGTTCGTCTGCCGACCGGCCAGCTCGCAACCGTTTGCTGGCCCGCTGGCTCGCGATGCGCCTGGTTGAGTGGATTCATGACAAGGCCGAAGTACGTCGCGCTATGGGCCAAGTTCCGCAGGGCTCCTTCGTCCTGCGTGATGGTAATGCTCGCCCCATGCAAGTGTTTCTGGGATCGCTTGCCTTCAGCACCGACGGATTCGGATTAACTCCTGGCAATCCCATGAGTCTCATCCAAGCATCCGAGACTTTCGAAGAGGCCGCGCTGCTCAGTCAGTGGTTTGATACCCAATGGTTCGCCCTTGCGGCTGATACTGGTGCCAAGGCGGCGCTGATCGAGATCCTGCAATCCCTCGCTCAGCATCGCGCTCCTTCCCTCGTCTATACGCTCATCCTGTACCACCTCTTCCGCCACCGTGGCGACGACCTTGACGAAGAACGCATAGTCAAATCAGAGACCGGTATCCGTAAAACAGTGGTCTGGAAGAAGCTATACAAGTTCCAGCGCGACGGGGTCGTCGGCGCGATCGACAAGCTTAACCGCTTCGGCGGATGCATCATCGCAGACAGCGTCGGCCTCGGGAAAACGTTTGAAGCGCTTGCGATCATCAAGTATCACGAGCTCCGCAACGATCGCGTGCTGGTGCTCTGTCCTAAGCGCCTGCGTGACAACTGGACGCTCTACAAAGCGAATGACCGCCGCAACTTCCTTGCCCCCGATCGTTTCAACTACGATGTCCTGAACCACACGGACCTGTCTCGCAACGGCGGTTTGTCCGGTGACATCGACCTCGGGCACGTCAACTGGGGCAACTATGACCTTGTCGTCATCGACGAATCGCACAACTTCCGCAACAAGAAAACGCCTCGCGTCGGCAGCGAGACTCGCTATGACCGTCTGATGCGCCAAATCATCAAGGAAGGCATCAAGACCCGCGTGCTCATGCTCTCGGCCACGCCAGTCAACAACCGCATGGCCGACCTGCGCAACCAGATCGCTTTTGCCACCGAGGGTGACGACACCGCCCTGCTCGATCATGGCATCGGCAGCATTGACAGCACAACGCGGCTCGCGCAGAAGCAGTTCAACCGTTGGCTCGATCTCGACGACGCTGAACGGACGTCGTCGCGCCTCATCGAGATGCTGGGCTTCGACTATTTCACCCTCCTCGACTTGCTCACCATTGCCCGGTCGCGCAAGCACATCGAGAAGTACTACGGCATCTCCGAGACGGGCCGGTTCCCCGACCGCCTGAAACCCATCAATATCAAGGCCAATGTGGATCGCGCCGGCGAGTTCCGGTCAATCCGGGACATCAACCTCGAGATCCGCCGCCTCAATCTGGCCGCCTACGCGCCACTTCGCTACGTGCTGCCTCATAAACAGGCTGCATATGACAAAAAGTACAGCACCGAAATCCGCGGTGGCGAGGGTTTCTTCCGTCAGGTGGACCGCGAGGAGAGCCTGATCCACCTGCTGCGCGTCAACGTGCTTAAGCGAATGGAAAGCGCGGTGCCTTCATTCGCGCTCACGGTGGGGCGGCAACTTCATGACGTGGAAGCCACCCTGGCACGCATCGAAGCGCACGCCGAAGAGGTGGAGGAAATCGAGATCCAGGACGTGGATATTGAAGACCCTGCCTTCGAGAGCCTGCTCGTCGGGCGTAAGGTTAAGGTGCTGCTAAAGGATGTGGACCTTATCCGCTGGAAACAAAACCTGATCGAGGATCGCAACCGGTTGGCCACTCTGCATGCTGCAGCCACGCAAGTGGACGCCGCACGCGATGCCAAGCTCGCCGCTCTGCGCAAAGTGATCGAGCACAAGTGCCAGAACCCGATCAATCCCGGCAACCGCAAGGTGATTGTATTTACAGCCTTTGCGGACACCGCCCACTATCTCTACGAGCAGCTCGCACCATGGGCGCAGTCCGTGCTGGGTCTTCACTCCGCCCTTGTCACCGGCGCCGGTCACAATAAGACGACTCTCCCTAATCTTCGTAAGGATTTCTCCAGTATCATCACCACCTTTTCCCCGCGCTCCAAGGAACGGCCTGAGGACCTTGCTGCCGAGGGGGAGATCGACTTGCTTATCGCCACCGACTGCATCTCCGAAGGCCAGAACCTGCAGGACTGTGACTGGCTCATCAACTACGATATCCACTGGAACCCGGTGCGCATCATCCAGCGCTTCGGCCGCATCGATCGCATCGGTTCGCTCAACGAGCGTATCCAGCTCGTCAACTTCTGGCCCAACATGGAGCTGGAGGAATACATCAACCTCGAGCAACGGGTGAGCGGCCGCATGGTGTTGCTTGACATCTCAGCCACCGGCGAGGAGAACTTGATCGAGCAGCAGTCCGGCAACCAGATGAACGACCTGGAGTACCGCCGCAAACAACTGCTCAAACTGCAGGACGCCGTCATTGACCTGGAAGACCTTTCGAGCGGCGTGTCAATCGCCGACCTGACCCTTACCGACTTCCGCATCGATCTGGCCGAATATCTCAAGGCGCATCCTGGTGTACTCGAAGCGTTGCCGCTGGGCACCTTCGCAGTCACTACGACGACCGAGGCGGAGGTGCCGCCGGGCATCATCTTCTGTCTGCGAGCGGAGGGAGAGGCGGCCGGGCGTGCGTTTGAGCCAGGCTATCCTCTGGCGCCACACTATCTCGTGCACGTTGGCGATGACGGCGGCGTCCTGCTGCTCTTCCCCCAGGCCAAGCAGATTCTCGATCGCCTGAAGCGCGTCTGCGTTGGCCGCGACCTGCCGGATGCCGCCTCCTGCGCCCGCTTCGATAAGGCCACGAAGCAGGGCGAGGACATGCAACAGGCGCAGCGCCTGCTCGCCGCCGCCGTTGCCTCCGTTGTGGGCAAAACCGAGGAGCGCGCAGTCGCCAGTCTCTTTTCGCCGGGCGGCACGCATGCGCTTAAGGGCGAGTTCGCCGGGAGCAACGACTTCGAGGTGGTGGCCTTCCTTGTAGTTCTCCCGGGAACTCCCGACAACAACTGCAAGCCGACGATCGGATCAGAGGCCACGAGATGA